From Chryseobacterium shandongense, the proteins below share one genomic window:
- a CDS encoding HD domain-containing protein: MQLKEIFLRICLQFIQDQNFIENLWTEVERKYSEKGRYYHNFEHLESMFLELDDVTAYIHDYNAIAFSVFYHDVIYNASSKSNEEKSQRFAEKHLQQIGARPELIEKISQQIIATKFHQKSKDPDINYLLDADLSILGKETEKYKDYTQKIRKEYAIYPDFLYNPGRKKVLQHFLESESIFKTAYFQEKYEKQARKNILSEIEYLNLG; the protein is encoded by the coding sequence ATGCAACTGAAAGAAATATTTTTAAGGATCTGTTTACAATTCATACAAGATCAAAATTTCATTGAAAATTTATGGACGGAAGTTGAGAGAAAATATTCAGAAAAAGGAAGATACTATCACAACTTTGAGCATCTGGAAAGTATGTTTCTGGAGCTTGATGATGTAACAGCTTACATACATGATTATAACGCTATTGCTTTTTCCGTGTTTTATCATGATGTAATCTATAATGCTTCTTCAAAATCAAATGAAGAAAAGAGTCAGCGGTTTGCGGAAAAGCACCTTCAACAAATTGGTGCAAGACCAGAATTAATTGAAAAAATTTCACAGCAGATCATAGCTACAAAATTTCATCAGAAATCCAAAGATCCTGATATTAATTATTTATTGGATGCAGATCTCTCCATTCTTGGTAAGGAAACCGAAAAATATAAAGATTATACACAAAAAATAAGAAAGGAATATGCCATTTATCCTGATTTTCTCTATAATCCGGGAAGAAAAAAGGTGCTGCAGCATTTTCTGGAGTCGGAAAGCATTTTTAAAACCGCATATTTTCAGGAGAAATATGAGAAGCAGGCCAGAAAAAATATTCTTTCGGAAATCGAATATTTAAATTTGGGCTAA
- a CDS encoding alpha/beta fold hydrolase, with protein MKRGIIDVHGKRLYVECSDSYENKPTIVFLHDSLGSVQLWRDFPSKLADETGCNLLVYDRLGYGKSFPMPTYERENDYMETEADVLNGLLDIFNIKEAILFGHSDGGTIALITAAKHPKKIKAVICEAGHIFVEQATVKGVCDALDVYNTTDLSGRLQKYHGNKVEMLVKAWTEIWLSHQFRNWNIEYLLKDIYAPLLFIQGENDEYGTLEQVGKTLSGVSGPSEKLIIPDIGHTPHKEVPEMVLKKSAEFIIEINKLQ; from the coding sequence ATGAAGAGAGGTATTATTGATGTACATGGTAAAAGACTGTATGTAGAATGCAGTGATTCATATGAAAATAAACCCACAATTGTCTTCCTGCATGATTCTTTAGGATCTGTGCAGCTTTGGAGGGATTTTCCTTCAAAACTGGCAGATGAAACAGGTTGTAATCTTTTGGTATATGATCGTTTGGGATACGGTAAATCTTTTCCGATGCCAACATACGAAAGGGAAAATGATTACATGGAGACCGAAGCAGATGTACTGAATGGTTTGCTGGATATATTCAATATAAAAGAAGCCATTCTTTTCGGACACAGCGATGGTGGAACTATCGCTCTTATAACAGCCGCAAAACATCCAAAAAAGATAAAAGCCGTTATTTGCGAAGCAGGGCATATCTTTGTAGAACAGGCAACCGTAAAAGGCGTTTGCGATGCTCTGGATGTGTACAATACAACCGATCTTTCGGGTCGTCTTCAGAAATATCACGGTAACAAAGTGGAAATGTTGGTAAAAGCCTGGACGGAAATCTGGCTGAGCCACCAATTCAGGAACTGGAATATAGAATATTTGCTTAAGGATATCTATGCTCCTTTGTTATTTATTCAGGGTGAAAATGATGAATACGGAACTTTGGAACAGGTTGGTAAAACACTTTCCGGGGTAAGCGGGCCCTCTGAAAAGTTGATTATTCCGGACATTGGCCATACACCGCACAAGGAAGTTCCTGAAATGGTTTTAAAAAAATCGGCGGAGTTTATCATAGAAATCAACAAACTTCAATAG
- a CDS encoding NAD(P)H-dependent flavin oxidoreductase, with product MSNFIDFNSAKKLHDMQEGQNRITQLFNIQYPIIQAGMIWHSGWRLASAVSNCGGLGIIGAGSMYPDIFRENIRKCKQATNQPFGVNVPMLYPNLDEVIQIILEEGVKIVFTSAGNPKTYTETLQKEGLKVAHVVSSTKFAIKCEDAGVDAVVAEGFEAGGHNGRDETTTFCLIPNVKKHISKPLIAAGGIALGSQMKAAMILGADGVQIGSRFAATTEASAHDNWKKKITELQEGDTHLTLKELAPVRMVKNKFFNELEEIYNMGRNKDSLIASLGRARAKKGMFEGDMEEGELEIGQVSALIDEVLPVEKVFSNLLEEFRNTVNPVL from the coding sequence ATGAGCAATTTTATAGATTTCAATTCGGCTAAGAAGCTCCACGATATGCAGGAGGGTCAAAATAGAATCACCCAACTTTTTAATATTCAGTATCCAATTATTCAGGCCGGTATGATCTGGCATTCAGGATGGAGGCTTGCTTCGGCAGTTTCTAATTGTGGCGGACTCGGCATTATTGGTGCAGGGAGCATGTATCCCGATATATTTCGCGAAAATATCAGAAAATGTAAGCAGGCAACCAATCAGCCTTTCGGGGTGAATGTTCCTATGCTTTATCCAAATCTCGATGAAGTAATACAGATTATTCTGGAAGAAGGCGTAAAGATCGTATTCACATCGGCCGGAAATCCTAAAACCTATACCGAAACGCTACAGAAAGAAGGTTTAAAGGTAGCTCACGTTGTTTCATCCACCAAATTTGCAATCAAATGTGAAGACGCGGGAGTTGATGCTGTGGTTGCAGAAGGCTTTGAAGCCGGAGGGCACAACGGAAGGGATGAAACGACAACATTTTGCCTGATTCCAAACGTTAAAAAACATATTTCAAAACCTTTGATTGCAGCCGGCGGAATTGCTTTGGGTTCCCAGATGAAAGCTGCGATGATTCTCGGAGCAGACGGTGTACAGATCGGTTCGCGTTTTGCTGCCACTACAGAAGCTAGCGCTCATGATAACTGGAAGAAAAAAATAACCGAACTGCAGGAAGGAGATACGCATCTTACTTTAAAAGAACTGGCTCCCGTAAGAATGGTGAAAAATAAATTTTTTAATGAGTTGGAAGAGATCTATAACATGGGCAGAAATAAGGATTCGCTGATTGCTTCTCTGGGACGTGCCAGAGCGAAAAAAGGAATGTTTGAAGGCGATATGGAGGAGGGCGAGCTGGAAATCGGACAGGTTTCTGCATTGATTGATGAGGTTCTTCCCGTAGAAAAAGTATTTAGTAACTTATTGGAAGAATTCAGAAATACAGTCAATCCGGTTTTGTAA
- a CDS encoding peptidylprolyl isomerase, with product MINKRKITFLFGIFIILFGVNSLNAQLKQGDLVDGIAAVIGDEIVLESDVNEQMNYAKQQGTTNIDKCDFLENLLNNKLLVYEARKDTLIENRSAAIKEQANAKYQQMLSQFPDEKTMLSAYKFRNGYEMKNAIEKIDTDQYYAQAKYQRITEKADVTPNEVTDFYNMYKTQLPEIKDEISLSQIMMYPKLTEAHKEDLINRLKKIKKDIEGGETFESQARIYSEDPGSASNGGLMKNISKGQMVKPFEAAALNLQEGEISDPIESEFGYHIIQLMRKSGKIYDARHILLMATPTDEEVKTAKAKLDSIKGLISSGKITFKDAAFRFSDDKRTKFNAGVITGADGSSKIERESVPGTISYELAGLNKGDITNAFDDKDERDRKVVKIIKIEDVIPSHQITLETDYDRIKQMALNKRRNEMVEKFVNSKLPTTFISIDGRYDSCAFKGNWKKDAIKK from the coding sequence ATGATAAATAAACGTAAGATCACTTTTCTTTTTGGAATTTTCATCATCCTGTTTGGTGTAAATTCGCTGAATGCTCAGCTGAAGCAAGGAGATTTAGTGGATGGTATTGCTGCTGTAATCGGTGATGAAATTGTTTTGGAGTCTGATGTAAATGAGCAGATGAACTACGCAAAACAGCAGGGAACTACCAATATTGATAAGTGTGATTTTTTGGAAAACCTTCTCAATAATAAGCTTCTTGTATATGAAGCACGAAAAGATACGCTGATCGAAAACCGTTCTGCAGCAATTAAAGAGCAGGCCAATGCAAAATATCAGCAGATGCTTTCACAGTTTCCTGATGAAAAAACAATGCTCTCTGCCTATAAATTCAGAAACGGCTATGAAATGAAAAACGCCATCGAGAAAATCGACACTGATCAATATTATGCACAGGCAAAATACCAGAGAATTACAGAAAAAGCAGACGTTACTCCTAACGAAGTAACGGACTTCTACAATATGTACAAAACCCAGCTTCCGGAAATAAAAGATGAGATTTCATTATCTCAGATTATGATGTATCCCAAACTTACCGAAGCCCATAAAGAAGATCTTATCAACAGATTGAAGAAAATTAAAAAAGATATTGAAGGCGGAGAAACTTTCGAGAGCCAGGCAAGAATCTATTCGGAAGATCCGGGATCTGCTTCAAACGGAGGACTGATGAAAAATATTTCTAAAGGACAGATGGTAAAGCCTTTTGAAGCTGCTGCACTGAATCTTCAGGAAGGGGAAATCTCAGATCCGATAGAATCCGAATTCGGATATCACATCATACAGTTGATGAGAAAATCAGGAAAAATCTACGATGCAAGACATATTCTTTTAATGGCTACTCCTACAGATGAAGAAGTTAAGACAGCAAAAGCTAAATTAGACAGTATCAAAGGATTGATTTCCAGCGGTAAAATAACCTTTAAAGATGCGGCTTTCAGATTTTCAGATGATAAAAGAACGAAATTTAATGCAGGAGTAATCACTGGAGCAGATGGTTCAAGCAAAATAGAAAGAGAATCAGTTCCGGGAACTATCAGTTATGAACTGGCTGGTCTCAATAAAGGCGATATTACCAATGCGTTTGATGATAAGGATGAGAGAGACAGAAAAGTGGTGAAGATCATCAAAATAGAAGATGTCATTCCTTCACACCAGATAACACTGGAAACGGATTACGACAGAATCAAGCAAATGGCCCTCAACAAGAGAAGAAATGAAATGGTTGAGAAGTTTGTTAATTCCAAACTCCCAACTACATTTATTTCCATAGACGGACGTTATGACAGCTGCGCCTTCAAAGGAAACTGGAAAAAAGACGCTATCAAAAAATAA
- a CDS encoding PfkB family carbohydrate kinase, which yields MKLLVVGSVAFDAIETPLGKTDKILGGAATYIGITSSVLGVKSGIVSVVGGDFPQEHLDMFTGRDINIEGIEIVKDGKTFFWSGKYHNDLNTRDTLATEVNVLENFDPKIPDSMQDAEILLLGNLHPGVQLSVLEKMHNRPKLVILDTMNFWMNTAWDILMEMIAKTDVITINDEEARQLSGEYSLVKAAKKIHEMGPEYVIIKKGEHGALLFHDNKVFAIPALPLEEVFDPTGAGDTFAGGFAAYLAKKGKTDFETMKSALIVGSAMASFTVEKFGTERIEEVNETDMFERLRQFKELTTFDVELQ from the coding sequence ATGAAACTTTTAGTTGTAGGAAGTGTTGCATTCGATGCAATTGAAACACCACTTGGTAAAACAGACAAAATTTTGGGAGGTGCAGCAACATATATCGGGATTACTTCATCCGTACTTGGAGTAAAATCAGGAATTGTTTCCGTTGTAGGAGGAGATTTTCCTCAGGAACATTTGGATATGTTTACTGGCAGGGATATCAATATTGAAGGAATCGAAATCGTAAAGGATGGAAAAACGTTCTTCTGGTCCGGTAAATATCACAATGACCTTAATACAAGAGATACACTGGCAACAGAAGTGAATGTTTTAGAAAACTTTGATCCTAAAATCCCGGATTCTATGCAGGATGCTGAGATATTGTTATTAGGAAACCTACATCCTGGAGTACAGCTTTCGGTATTGGAAAAAATGCACAACCGTCCGAAACTGGTCATCCTAGATACGATGAATTTCTGGATGAACACCGCCTGGGATATTTTAATGGAAATGATTGCTAAAACAGATGTTATTACCATCAACGACGAAGAGGCGAGACAGCTTTCAGGAGAATATTCGCTGGTAAAAGCAGCAAAAAAAATCCACGAAATGGGACCGGAATATGTGATCATTAAAAAAGGAGAACATGGCGCTTTACTTTTCCACGACAATAAAGTATTTGCCATTCCTGCGCTTCCGTTGGAAGAAGTTTTCGATCCTACCGGAGCGGGAGACACCTTCGCAGGAGGCTTTGCGGCCTATCTGGCCAAAAAAGGAAAAACTGATTTTGAAACCATGAAGTCTGCCCTTATCGTTGGTTCTGCAATGGCATCTTTTACCGTTGAAAAATTCGGAACGGAGAGAATTGAAGAAGTAAATGAAACTGATATGTTTGAAAGATTAAGACAGTTTAAAGAATTGACAACTTTTGATGTAGAACTACAATAA
- the gldD gene encoding gliding motility lipoprotein GldD: protein MFKNAIFIFITLVLVSCSKDPVPKPYGELRLEYPAPKYQKFENNCAYTFEYSDFAKIADAKRPCWYYLNYPKMKAKIFVTYYPIQNDFAAHIREAEKMVYEHTIKASAIDTKSFEYPDKKVYGNFYELKGQSASNLQFYITDSTKHFVTAYLYFNTRPKPDSLAPAVDYIKNDMKHLLDTFEWKN from the coding sequence ATGTTTAAAAACGCCATTTTTATTTTTATTACACTGGTATTGGTATCCTGTTCCAAAGATCCTGTTCCGAAGCCATACGGCGAGCTTCGTCTGGAATATCCTGCACCAAAATATCAGAAATTTGAAAACAACTGTGCCTATACTTTTGAATATTCAGATTTTGCAAAAATTGCAGATGCCAAAAGGCCTTGCTGGTACTACTTGAATTATCCAAAAATGAAAGCCAAAATTTTTGTAACGTATTATCCTATACAGAATGATTTTGCGGCCCACATTAGGGAAGCCGAAAAAATGGTGTACGAACATACCATAAAAGCAAGTGCCATTGATACCAAATCATTCGAATATCCTGATAAAAAAGTGTACGGAAATTTCTATGAGCTAAAAGGACAAAGTGCTTCAAACCTTCAGTTTTACATTACAGACAGTACAAAACATTTTGTAACGGCCTATTTATATTTCAACACAAGACCAAAGCCGGATTCTCTGGCACCGGCGGTAGATTATATCAAGAACGATATGAAGCATTTGCTGGACACATTTGAATGGAAAAATTAA
- a CDS encoding diphosphomevalonate/mevalonate 3,5-bisphosphate decarboxylase family protein, with translation MTTQEFLGKKEFKIESQTVSDSCPSNIALIKYWGKYDNQIPANPSISYTLNHCKTNTTVEFFANEPFSVQTFLAGKEEAQFAAKIEKYFSNIEQYLPWILQGKYVIRTENTFPHSSGIASSASGFGAIAKCLMQLDGKFSGKTLEEESLRKASFLARLGSGSACRSLYNGLVVWGECQIKESSDLFAVQYPNDEIHEIFKDFNDWVLLIHEGQKSVSSTVGHGLMNTNPYADRRFQEARENFGPMKEILANGDLHSFIKLVEHEALTLHAMMMMSEPAFILMKTGTLEVINKIWDFRKETGLPLFFTLDAGANVHLLFPNNGSEETIKSFIETELLQHTQKKGVVKDVMKF, from the coding sequence ATGACAACACAGGAATTTTTAGGAAAAAAAGAATTTAAGATAGAAAGCCAGACGGTTTCCGATAGCTGTCCTTCAAATATAGCTTTAATAAAATATTGGGGAAAATATGATAATCAGATTCCTGCAAATCCGAGTATCAGCTACACATTGAATCATTGTAAAACCAATACGACTGTAGAATTTTTTGCAAATGAGCCGTTTTCCGTTCAGACATTTTTAGCAGGCAAGGAAGAAGCACAATTTGCAGCTAAAATTGAAAAATATTTCAGCAATATAGAACAATATCTTCCCTGGATTTTACAAGGTAAATATGTGATCAGAACAGAAAATACATTTCCGCACAGTTCAGGAATCGCAAGTTCGGCTTCCGGTTTTGGCGCGATAGCAAAATGTCTGATGCAACTGGACGGAAAATTCTCAGGAAAAACTTTAGAAGAAGAATCATTGAGAAAAGCGTCTTTCCTGGCAAGGCTGGGAAGCGGAAGTGCGTGCAGAAGTTTATATAACGGACTGGTAGTGTGGGGGGAATGTCAGATAAAAGAAAGCTCGGATCTATTTGCCGTTCAGTATCCAAATGACGAGATTCATGAAATTTTTAAAGATTTTAACGACTGGGTTCTGCTGATTCACGAAGGACAGAAAAGTGTTTCCTCAACAGTAGGACACGGCCTGATGAACACCAACCCTTACGCAGACAGAAGATTCCAGGAAGCAAGAGAAAATTTTGGACCTATGAAAGAAATCCTCGCCAATGGAGACCTTCATTCGTTTATAAAACTCGTAGAACATGAAGCATTAACGCTCCACGCGATGATGATGATGAGTGAACCTGCATTTATCCTGATGAAAACAGGTACGCTGGAAGTAATCAACAAAATATGGGATTTCAGAAAAGAAACCGGTCTGCCTTTATTTTTTACCCTGGATGCGGGAGCCAATGTTCACCTTTTATTCCCTAATAACGGTTCAGAGGAAACAATAAAATCATTCATTGAAACCGAATTATTGCAGCACACACAGAAAAAAGGAGTCGTAAAAGACGTGATGAAGTTTTAA
- a CDS encoding AMP-dependent synthetase/ligase, with protein sequence MNLAEAIIQKNIEKHPLKSAIGFKKKKEGWKELSWKKFSEIIFKTANALKEAGVKENDKVSIYSDNSSEWMIFDLAALTIGAITVPIYSTNNAEQAEYIIKDSGAKIILVGYQAQYDACLGILQKNECSLETIIVSKKAVWIKKEFSSFYLEDFIAKSAAEAEFSPKENDDVATLIYTSGTTGTPKGVMLTHGNFIKAFNAHFEFFKFKNFEEELSLAFLPLSHVFERSWSLLCLYGGARVYFLEDPKNIANTLEEVKPTMMCAVPRFFQKIYAGVLEKAEEGSSLKKKIFDWAVKTGWETAELRRNEKSIPFGLQIKQTLAETLVFSKIKNKMGGRLWFLPCGGASLSPEVTRFFESVGIHVTVGYGLTETTATLTLFPFTHFEHGTSGKPLPGVEIRIGDQDEIQARGNGIMKGYYNNPEDTQKVFTEDGWFKTGDAGKIDEKGNLMITDRLKDLMKTSNGKYIAPQQIENLLTNNNFIQQIVLIAEGRQFASALIVPNFEFLKEYLAKNNIPFTSWEESVKSQKINDFYKQKIKELQEHLSDFEKVKKFTLMPAEFEISTGEITPTLKVKRNVVLKKYAEIIEQMY encoded by the coding sequence ATGAATCTTGCGGAGGCAATCATTCAAAAAAATATAGAAAAGCATCCCTTAAAATCTGCAATCGGGTTTAAAAAAAAGAAAGAAGGATGGAAAGAACTGAGCTGGAAAAAATTCTCGGAAATTATTTTTAAAACAGCAAACGCTCTGAAAGAGGCGGGGGTGAAAGAAAATGATAAAGTTTCCATCTATTCGGACAACTCTTCGGAATGGATGATCTTTGATCTTGCAGCATTGACAATAGGAGCCATTACAGTTCCCATTTATTCAACCAACAATGCGGAGCAGGCAGAATATATCATTAAAGATTCCGGGGCAAAAATTATTCTGGTAGGATACCAGGCGCAATATGATGCATGTTTAGGAATTCTACAGAAAAACGAATGCAGCCTCGAAACGATCATTGTTTCTAAAAAAGCGGTCTGGATCAAAAAGGAATTCAGCAGCTTCTATCTGGAAGATTTCATTGCAAAATCAGCCGCAGAAGCAGAATTCAGTCCAAAAGAAAATGACGATGTTGCCACATTGATTTATACTTCCGGAACCACCGGGACACCAAAAGGGGTAATGCTTACCCACGGGAATTTCATCAAAGCTTTTAATGCCCATTTTGAGTTTTTTAAATTTAAAAATTTTGAAGAAGAACTTTCTCTTGCATTTTTGCCTTTAAGCCATGTCTTCGAACGCAGCTGGAGTTTACTTTGCCTTTACGGCGGCGCAAGAGTGTACTTTCTTGAAGATCCTAAAAATATTGCGAATACGCTTGAAGAGGTAAAACCCACGATGATGTGCGCTGTTCCGAGGTTTTTCCAGAAAATCTATGCAGGCGTACTTGAAAAGGCAGAAGAAGGTTCATCATTAAAGAAAAAAATATTCGACTGGGCCGTAAAAACAGGATGGGAAACCGCAGAATTAAGAAGAAACGAAAAATCAATTCCTTTCGGTTTGCAAATAAAACAAACCCTTGCTGAAACGCTGGTTTTTAGTAAAATTAAAAATAAAATGGGAGGAAGGCTCTGGTTTCTGCCTTGTGGCGGAGCTTCTTTGTCTCCTGAAGTAACACGTTTTTTTGAATCGGTAGGAATTCACGTTACCGTTGGATACGGACTTACAGAAACTACAGCGACTCTAACGCTTTTCCCTTTCACTCATTTTGAGCATGGAACGAGTGGAAAACCACTTCCGGGCGTAGAAATCCGTATCGGAGATCAGGATGAAATCCAGGCCAGAGGAAACGGAATTATGAAAGGCTATTACAATAATCCTGAAGATACCCAAAAAGTGTTCACGGAAGATGGATGGTTTAAAACCGGTGATGCCGGAAAGATCGATGAAAAGGGAAATCTTATGATTACCGACCGCCTGAAGGATCTCATGAAAACCTCAAATGGAAAATATATTGCTCCGCAGCAGATTGAGAATCTTCTTACCAATAATAATTTTATCCAGCAGATTGTGCTGATAGCAGAAGGAAGGCAATTTGCTTCGGCGCTTATTGTTCCTAATTTTGAGTTTCTGAAAGAGTATCTTGCCAAAAATAATATTCCGTTTACGAGTTGGGAAGAATCTGTGAAAAGCCAAAAAATCAACGATTTTTATAAACAGAAAATCAAAGAACTGCAGGAACATTTGTCCGACTTTGAAAAAGTGAAGAAATTTACTTTGATGCCGGCAGAATTTGAAATCAGCACCGGAGAAATTACGCCTACGCTGAAAGTGAAGAGAAATGTTGTTCTTAAAAAATATGCGGAGATTATTGAACAGATGTACTAA
- a CDS encoding NAD-dependent epimerase/dehydratase family protein, translating to MVFVTGATGILGRVIVLELLKKGKNVRAAKRAISNLDDVRHSYSFYTENPEGFFNKIEWVNVDFDDIQSIQDALEGVHEVYHCAAKVGFNPDDEKEIYHANVKGTQNLLYACEGSEVNKFLFVSSVAVLDIDNENGELDEDSDFNPKEEHSAYAISKHLAEMEVWRASAEGLNAVIVNPGMIIGSGSWGNSSGDIFPTMEKNSFTFSGGTSYADVRDVAVISVELMERDIFGERFIIISENRRYAEFAGKVRKELGLKEAKILSKFQLNMGVLANMLFGWFIPQLKMVTKSNVEAISRMKIISNKKIRERLNYTFIPLEETIDFHLKNYINDKRN from the coding sequence ATGGTTTTTGTAACGGGTGCTACCGGAATTCTCGGCCGCGTAATCGTTTTGGAACTTCTTAAAAAAGGGAAAAACGTTCGGGCTGCAAAGAGAGCGATAAGCAATTTAGACGATGTAAGGCATTCCTATTCATTTTATACGGAAAATCCAGAGGGCTTTTTCAATAAAATTGAATGGGTAAATGTTGATTTTGATGATATTCAGTCGATTCAGGATGCACTGGAAGGTGTTCATGAAGTCTATCATTGTGCAGCCAAAGTTGGTTTTAATCCGGATGATGAAAAGGAAATATATCATGCTAACGTAAAAGGAACCCAAAACCTTTTGTACGCATGCGAAGGTTCGGAAGTAAATAAATTTCTTTTTGTAAGTTCTGTTGCTGTTCTCGATATTGACAATGAAAACGGTGAGCTTGATGAAGATTCCGATTTTAATCCTAAAGAAGAACATTCCGCATACGCTATTTCAAAACACCTTGCCGAAATGGAAGTCTGGAGAGCATCTGCCGAAGGGCTGAATGCAGTCATCGTAAACCCGGGTATGATCATTGGAAGCGGAAGCTGGGGAAACAGCAGCGGCGATATATTTCCCACCATGGAAAAAAACAGCTTTACTTTTTCAGGAGGAACCAGCTATGCAGATGTAAGAGATGTCGCGGTAATATCAGTTGAGCTCATGGAAAGAGATATTTTCGGAGAACGGTTTATCATTATTTCTGAAAACAGAAGATATGCCGAATTCGCCGGAAAGGTGAGAAAAGAACTCGGATTGAAAGAAGCAAAAATACTTTCAAAATTCCAGCTGAATATGGGCGTTTTGGCGAATATGCTTTTCGGGTGGTTCATTCCGCAGCTTAAAATGGTAACAAAATCAAATGTTGAAGCGATTTCCCGAATGAAAATCATATCTAATAAAAAAATAAGGGAAAGGCTGAATTATACATTTATCCCGTTGGAAGAAACCATAGACTTCCACCTTAAAAATTATATTAACGATAAAAGAAACTAA
- a CDS encoding MvdD family ATP-grasp ribosomal peptide maturase: MNKILIITHTGDNFSIEKVTEYIDKNGCEVIRFNVDEYPLTNKLSTTFQDGKWTTILETSNKRYRLDDISAVWYRRAYNMGRGLREEIDEKFYGAAMGEIRNTLFGFLESVDVYSLGKPSVYRRLDSKEEQLKIADKIGLKIPETCVTNNPEEAKQFIIKHQNVVAKMQTGFAIYEDGVESVVFTNVVNEDKLEELDTLLYCPMQFQKKIEKKKELRITVVGREIFAFEIDSQQSDAAKIDWRKDGVNLIDKWVHTELPSDIEAKLLELLDVYHVDYGAIDIIVSPEDEYYFIEINAAGEFFWLDNLTEGNLISKSIADILCDKAPRRSNEVLA, from the coding sequence ATGAATAAAATTTTAATAATTACCCATACCGGAGACAATTTTTCAATTGAAAAAGTAACCGAATATATCGATAAAAACGGATGCGAAGTAATCCGCTTTAATGTAGATGAATATCCTTTAACCAACAAATTGTCTACCACATTTCAGGATGGGAAATGGACAACCATTCTTGAAACCTCTAACAAAAGATACCGCCTGGATGATATTTCAGCGGTTTGGTACAGACGTGCTTATAACATGGGACGCGGACTGAGAGAGGAAATAGACGAGAAGTTTTACGGTGCGGCAATGGGAGAAATCAGAAATACCCTGTTCGGATTTTTAGAATCTGTTGATGTCTATTCGCTAGGAAAACCAAGTGTGTACAGAAGGCTCGATAGTAAAGAAGAACAGCTTAAAATCGCAGATAAGATCGGACTTAAAATTCCCGAAACCTGCGTTACCAATAATCCCGAAGAAGCAAAACAGTTTATTATAAAACATCAGAACGTCGTAGCCAAAATGCAGACAGGCTTTGCCATTTATGAAGATGGAGTGGAAAGTGTGGTTTTCACCAACGTTGTCAATGAAGACAAGCTAGAGGAGCTGGATACCCTTTTATACTGCCCTATGCAGTTTCAGAAAAAAATCGAAAAGAAAAAAGAACTTAGAATAACGGTAGTGGGAAGAGAAATTTTCGCTTTCGAAATTGATTCTCAGCAGTCGGATGCCGCAAAAATCGATTGGAGAAAAGACGGCGTTAATCTTATCGACAAATGGGTCCATACGGAGCTGCCTTCTGATATTGAAGCAAAACTGCTGGAGCTTTTGGACGTATATCATGTAGACTATGGTGCAATTGACATCATTGTTTCTCCTGAAGACGAATACTATTTTATAGAAATCAATGCGGCAGGAGAGTTTTTCTGGCTGGATAACCTCACGGAAGGAAACCTGATCTCAAAAAGCATTGCCGATATCCTTTGCGATAAAGCACCAAGAAGAAGCAATGAAGTTTTGGCATAA